A genome region from Thermococcus gorgonarius includes the following:
- a CDS encoding aldo/keto reductase: MKSVPIFDDLKRIGDDKVTAIGMGTWGIGGYESPDYSRDRESIEVLRYGLELGINLIDTAEFYAAGHSEELVGEAIKDFEREEIFIISKVWPTHFGYSEAKKAARASAKRLGTYIDLYLLHWPVDDFGKIEETLHALEELVDEGLIRYIGVSNFDLELLKRSQEAMRKYEVVANEVKYSLKDRWPETSGLLDYMKKEKMALIAYTPLEKGTLAKNECLAEIGKAYGKTAAQVALNYLIWEENVVAIPKAGSKAHLEENFGAMGWRLSKEDREKARRCV; this comes from the coding sequence ATGAAGAGTGTTCCTATTTTTGACGACCTGAAGAGAATAGGCGATGACAAGGTTACCGCCATAGGCATGGGCACGTGGGGCATCGGTGGCTACGAGAGTCCCGACTACTCGAGGGATAGGGAGAGTATTGAAGTCCTCAGGTACGGCCTTGAGCTCGGAATAAATCTCATCGATACCGCTGAGTTCTACGCTGCCGGCCACAGCGAAGAGCTCGTCGGAGAGGCCATAAAGGACTTTGAACGCGAGGAGATATTCATCATAAGCAAGGTCTGGCCGACTCACTTCGGCTACAGCGAGGCCAAGAAAGCCGCAAGGGCGAGCGCGAAGAGGCTTGGAACCTACATAGACCTCTACCTCCTCCACTGGCCCGTTGACGACTTTGGAAAGATAGAGGAGACCCTTCACGCGCTGGAGGAACTCGTTGACGAGGGGCTCATACGCTACATAGGCGTGAGCAACTTCGATCTAGAACTGCTCAAGCGCTCCCAGGAGGCGATGAGGAAGTACGAGGTCGTTGCCAACGAGGTCAAGTACTCCCTCAAAGACCGCTGGCCCGAGACAAGTGGCCTTCTCGACTACATGAAGAAGGAGAAGATGGCGTTGATAGCATACACACCGCTGGAGAAGGGAACTTTGGCTAAAAACGAGTGCCTCGCCGAGATTGGGAAAGCCTACGGAAAAACGGCCGCCCAAGTAGCTTTGAACTACCTGATATGGGAGGAGAACGTCGTGGCGATACCAAAGGCCGGAAGCAAGGCCCACCTTGAGGAGAACTTCGGTGCCATGGGATGGCGCCTCTCGAAGGAGGATAGGGAGAAGGCAAGGAGGTGTGTTTGA
- a CDS encoding potassium channel family protein yields the protein MSEFDEIRNCLVEMKDLSALMIDLAFSSVMYNSEEIAEEVYLLEEKMDDLTLKVKKLALRAAKHEEDPESLLSIIDLADINERISDAAYGIADIILRDIEPHPIIRKIMEDTEEELGRVTVRPGSVLIGKNLKQLKLPSKIGTRILAIKRGTRYIYNPGKDDVILEGDTLIAVSSDLDKLRKLAGEDVEEEED from the coding sequence ATGAGTGAATTCGATGAGATAAGGAACTGCCTGGTTGAGATGAAGGACCTCTCGGCCCTGATGATAGACCTGGCCTTTTCATCAGTCATGTACAACAGTGAGGAGATAGCCGAAGAGGTTTACCTGCTCGAGGAAAAGATGGACGACCTCACATTGAAGGTCAAAAAGCTCGCCCTTAGGGCGGCCAAGCACGAAGAAGACCCAGAGAGCCTCTTGAGTATAATCGACTTGGCCGATATAAACGAGCGCATCAGCGATGCCGCCTATGGAATAGCCGATATAATCCTCAGGGACATAGAGCCGCACCCAATTATCAGAAAGATAATGGAAGATACCGAGGAAGAGCTCGGAAGGGTAACCGTCAGGCCGGGCTCAGTACTCATAGGAAAGAACCTGAAACAGCTCAAACTTCCGAGCAAGATTGGAACGAGAATACTGGCCATAAAGCGTGGAACAAGGTACATATACAACCCGGGCAAGGATGACGTGATCCTTGAGGGTGATACTCTAATAGCCGTCAGCTCTGACCTCGACAAGCTCAGGAAACTCGCGGGAGAAGATGTTGAGGAAGAAGAGGACTGA
- a CDS encoding aldehyde ferredoxin oxidoreductase family protein, whose amino-acid sequence MYGYHNRIARVNLTEGKVTYEELPDEVIRKFIGGKGLGYYLIYREVPPGTDPLSPANKFVFAPGGMTGLVPGSSKVIAVSKSPETRLISDSSGGDAFGPKLKGHFDALIIEGKSEEPVYLYVHDGKVEILSAEHLWGKGNYEVAKEIWKEHPTASMAMIGPAGEKMSRIANVVYDTERASGRGGLGAVLGSKKVKAVVVEPGEKPKVANPEEFQRLWQEYYNEFATNPKYEHTRNYGTTDGMRGSASVGMSPAYNFSRPYIPDELASKLAGDEVKKYEVEPEWFVHGKSCPIKCARYVEVEYKGRKIRVKPEYESIAMLGAATGVFNFPAVAYFNWLVNNLGLDSIATGNTIAWLFEMVEKGLIGEDEIGFPVKGFGDEEAEEKLIKLMAERKGIGAILADGVKRACERLGRGCEFAVHVKGMEAPAWDPRGRRTYALSYATADVGASHLRGWPRPHQLPNQGPAKELVPSLIESRDESYITDMLGTCKFVPYKLEDLARLYSIVTGEEWTVEELRRRAWGVESIARIHDALDWVTPPLDDTIPPRWWEPEPDGPAKGNAAFIDYNDFLEARREFYRLRGWHEELGVPLPETMEELGLPEFKEDAERALEVVKKRMGL is encoded by the coding sequence ATGTACGGTTACCACAACAGGATTGCACGTGTCAACCTGACTGAGGGGAAGGTAACCTATGAAGAACTGCCGGACGAGGTCATAAGGAAGTTCATAGGTGGAAAGGGTCTCGGCTACTACCTGATTTACCGCGAGGTTCCGCCGGGGACAGACCCCCTCAGCCCGGCCAACAAGTTCGTCTTCGCACCGGGTGGCATGACCGGTCTCGTCCCGGGTTCAAGCAAGGTAATAGCGGTGAGCAAGAGCCCGGAGACGAGGCTCATCAGCGACTCCAGCGGAGGAGACGCCTTCGGTCCAAAGCTGAAGGGACACTTTGACGCGCTAATAATTGAGGGAAAGAGCGAAGAGCCGGTCTATCTGTACGTCCACGACGGAAAGGTTGAGATTCTCTCCGCGGAGCACCTCTGGGGGAAGGGCAACTACGAGGTCGCCAAGGAAATCTGGAAGGAACATCCGACTGCGAGCATGGCGATGATAGGGCCGGCCGGCGAAAAAATGAGCAGGATAGCCAACGTTGTTTACGACACGGAGAGGGCAAGCGGTAGAGGTGGACTTGGAGCGGTGCTTGGGAGCAAGAAGGTTAAAGCCGTCGTCGTTGAACCGGGAGAGAAGCCGAAGGTGGCCAACCCGGAGGAGTTCCAGAGACTGTGGCAGGAGTACTACAACGAGTTCGCGACGAATCCAAAGTACGAACACACGAGGAACTACGGAACCACTGACGGCATGAGGGGTTCCGCCTCCGTTGGAATGAGTCCAGCCTACAACTTCTCAAGGCCCTACATTCCCGACGAACTAGCATCAAAGCTCGCCGGCGACGAGGTCAAGAAGTATGAGGTTGAGCCAGAATGGTTCGTCCATGGCAAGAGCTGCCCCATAAAGTGCGCCCGCTACGTTGAGGTAGAATACAAGGGCAGGAAAATCCGCGTAAAGCCCGAATACGAGAGCATAGCGATGCTCGGCGCCGCTACAGGTGTCTTCAACTTTCCAGCGGTGGCATACTTCAACTGGCTCGTCAACAACCTCGGCCTGGACAGCATAGCGACTGGAAACACGATAGCCTGGCTCTTTGAGATGGTTGAGAAGGGCCTTATAGGCGAAGACGAGATAGGCTTTCCGGTCAAAGGCTTTGGCGACGAAGAGGCGGAGGAGAAGCTTATCAAGCTAATGGCAGAGAGGAAGGGCATCGGCGCAATCCTTGCCGATGGTGTGAAGAGGGCCTGTGAGAGGCTTGGCAGGGGGTGTGAGTTCGCCGTCCACGTCAAGGGAATGGAGGCACCGGCATGGGACCCGCGCGGTAGGAGAACATACGCGTTGAGCTACGCGACAGCCGACGTTGGAGCGAGCCACCTCCGCGGCTGGCCGAGGCCGCACCAGTTGCCAAACCAGGGGCCAGCTAAAGAGCTCGTGCCTTCCCTCATTGAGAGCAGGGACGAGAGCTACATCACCGACATGCTCGGAACCTGCAAGTTCGTGCCCTACAAGCTCGAAGACCTCGCGAGGCTCTACTCCATCGTGACGGGTGAAGAGTGGACGGTTGAAGAACTTCGCAGAAGGGCATGGGGCGTTGAGAGCATCGCCAGAATTCACGATGCACTCGACTGGGTTACGCCTCCGCTCGACGATACCATTCCGCCGCGCTGGTGGGAGCCTGAACCGGATGGGCCTGCAAAGGGCAACGCGGCCTTCATAGACTACAACGACTTCCTTGAGGCGAGAAGGGAGTTCTACAGGCTGAGGGGCTGGCACGAAGAGCTCGGCGTCCCACTGCCGGAGACAATGGAAGAGCTTGGCCTTCCTGAGTTTAAGGAAGACGCTGAGAGGGCTTTGGAAGTTGTAAAGAAGAGGATGGGGCTTTGA
- a CDS encoding MBL fold metallo-hydrolase: MHEEVLPGIHRIFDTFVSVYLVDRGDHLVAVDTGMDTTCGKILDAVEEIGKPLTAIVLTHGHLDHTGSLKCLKERTNAVVAAHVDEVELIKEKTGLEPDVKLKDGDVFEGFRVLHKPGHTRGSICLLDEKSKSLFVGDLVIERGGKLEEVPHQYSLDPEMNRRRIRELLEVDFENLLPAHGEPLLGNGKEKLRELVERLGL, translated from the coding sequence ATGCATGAGGAAGTCCTTCCCGGAATTCACCGGATATTTGATACGTTCGTTAGCGTTTACCTCGTTGACAGGGGAGATCACCTCGTGGCGGTGGATACAGGCATGGACACCACCTGCGGGAAGATACTCGATGCCGTTGAAGAAATTGGAAAGCCCCTGACGGCGATAGTCCTCACCCACGGCCACCTCGACCACACCGGCTCGCTGAAGTGCCTGAAGGAGAGGACAAACGCCGTTGTGGCCGCCCACGTGGACGAGGTGGAACTCATAAAGGAGAAGACGGGACTTGAGCCCGATGTGAAGCTCAAGGATGGGGATGTCTTCGAGGGCTTTAGGGTTCTCCACAAACCGGGCCACACGCGGGGGAGCATCTGCCTCCTCGATGAGAAGAGCAAAAGCCTCTTCGTCGGCGACCTCGTCATCGAGCGCGGGGGAAAGCTTGAGGAGGTGCCGCACCAGTACTCCCTCGACCCGGAGATGAACAGGAGAAGAATAAGGGAGCTCCTTGAGGTTGACTTCGAGAACCTCTTACCGGCGCACGGAGAGCCTCTGCTGGGAAACGGGAAAGAAAAGCTTAGGGAGCTCGTGGAGCGGCTTGGCCTTTGA
- a CDS encoding DUF4405 domain-containing protein has protein sequence MKASALLRGIIDFLLLITFVVIGVTGIGLYLAPSGRIAESIGWTFLGLDKETLTAIHTYFGFVMIGLVALHLIIGFKSMVTMLRIGFKRSKIKGIAVLLIPLLLIGAGYQVFAYYTGEGNSEVGTSDNYHTVENSTVYITGTMMKYYTVQELADNYGVPVDALIEELSKRGIDVSPDEKLAEIEYEYGLDREEFKAMLEEIIVSIRGDGG, from the coding sequence ATGAAGGCCTCCGCACTGCTGAGGGGAATAATTGACTTCCTGCTCCTGATAACCTTTGTGGTGATTGGAGTCACGGGGATCGGGCTTTACCTTGCCCCAAGCGGAAGAATAGCTGAGTCTATAGGATGGACTTTCCTTGGACTCGACAAAGAGACACTAACCGCGATCCACACATACTTCGGCTTCGTCATGATTGGTCTGGTAGCGCTGCACCTCATAATAGGCTTCAAGAGCATGGTCACAATGCTGCGCATAGGTTTCAAAAGGTCAAAGATTAAGGGAATAGCTGTGCTCCTGATTCCTCTCCTGCTGATTGGAGCAGGGTACCAGGTCTTTGCTTACTACACAGGTGAGGGTAACTCTGAAGTCGGTACCAGTGACAACTACCACACCGTGGAGAACAGCACGGTCTACATAACGGGCACGATGATGAAGTACTACACTGTACAGGAGCTGGCTGACAACTACGGTGTTCCCGTCGATGCCCTGATTGAAGAGCTCTCCAAGAGAGGAATCGACGTTTCTCCCGACGAGAAGCTCGCCGAGATAGAATACGAGTACGGCCTTGACAGGGAGGAGTTCAAGGCCATGCTGGAGGAGATTATAGTCTCTATAAGGGGTGATGGAGGATGA
- a CDS encoding adenosylcobinamide amidohydrolase — translation MEEHFILHFSTPRIALSNAPHRGGLTTANGFFFMMVPKNYSGDYKADCLAFERERGLREFVGFMTAADIGKILSTAKSGSVTAYVTAGITNPAIAGEVPPPWRPGTINIVLVIEEGLTVGAMANAIMTATEAKTYTLLRLGYNATGTTSDGIGVFAFEGEKEWAGTATELGINIGKAVRKALEESLKKWEGKGVHFPPTAR, via the coding sequence ATGGAGGAACACTTCATACTTCATTTTTCTACCCCACGGATTGCTCTCAGCAACGCGCCCCATAGGGGAGGCCTAACCACTGCGAACGGCTTCTTCTTCATGATGGTCCCGAAGAACTACTCCGGCGACTACAAGGCGGACTGCCTGGCCTTCGAACGGGAGCGCGGGTTAAGGGAGTTCGTCGGTTTCATGACTGCCGCGGACATAGGAAAGATTCTCTCTACTGCCAAAAGCGGGAGCGTTACAGCCTACGTAACAGCGGGAATAACCAATCCTGCTATAGCAGGAGAAGTCCCACCGCCGTGGAGGCCGGGGACGATAAACATCGTCCTCGTCATTGAAGAAGGCTTAACGGTCGGCGCGATGGCCAACGCTATAATGACGGCGACCGAAGCCAAAACTTACACCCTTTTGCGGCTCGGCTACAACGCCACCGGGACGACGAGCGATGGCATTGGGGTCTTTGCCTTCGAGGGAGAGAAGGAGTGGGCGGGAACTGCCACTGAACTCGGGATAAACATCGGAAAGGCCGTGAGAAAGGCGCTTGAAGAGAGTCTGAAGAAGTGGGAAGGAAAGGGGGTTCACTTTCCCCCAACGGCGCGGTAG
- a CDS encoding magnesium transporter, translating to MAVIGEEIREELREKVKEAYRVTLPSLFTSQVFGLFGGTFLGKYFEVIRKQFPGLLVVLPGIMGLRGNVFGSMASRFSTMLYLGELEPSIRNKKILKEIVLRMLISLIPIFLLWAIGVATGIKKNALDVLFIVITSTILVSFILGYFTSFVTIFAFRRGTDPDSVAAPLVASMGDFLTVPSLVLFILLIGRSPETFRLFNYAMIILFLAVAAISRIRKAEFLELRQVFITITGLALLSTISGSLLAKFSNVIQASVILSFIYPALLSSFGNYGSIIAAKTSTKLHLGEIESFLCPKAFTDVLALFTTAPVIGLTKILIGGALMTLITGTPIPRSAYLVVLTYPFMALFIMFYAYTLSYVMFRYNIDPDHVAIPLISNNSDIFGTLYVVLMAKLMVGG from the coding sequence ATGGCAGTGATCGGCGAGGAAATCAGGGAGGAGCTGAGAGAGAAGGTCAAGGAAGCCTACAGGGTTACGCTACCGTCCCTGTTCACGTCTCAGGTATTCGGCCTCTTCGGCGGCACGTTTCTGGGCAAGTACTTTGAGGTAATAAGGAAGCAGTTCCCAGGTTTACTCGTCGTTCTCCCGGGCATAATGGGCCTCCGCGGGAACGTTTTTGGTTCTATGGCCTCGCGCTTCTCCACGATGCTCTACCTCGGTGAGCTTGAGCCGTCCATCCGTAACAAGAAGATCCTCAAGGAGATAGTTCTAAGGATGCTCATCTCCCTCATTCCGATTTTCCTCCTCTGGGCCATCGGAGTTGCAACTGGAATAAAGAAGAACGCCCTCGATGTCTTATTCATAGTCATCACATCGACGATACTGGTCTCATTCATACTGGGCTACTTCACTTCCTTCGTGACGATATTTGCCTTCAGAAGGGGCACCGACCCGGACAGCGTTGCGGCACCGCTCGTCGCTTCAATGGGCGACTTCCTCACCGTTCCTTCGCTCGTCCTCTTCATCCTCCTAATAGGCAGGTCTCCAGAGACTTTCAGGCTCTTCAACTACGCCATGATAATCCTCTTTCTGGCGGTGGCTGCGATAAGCAGGATCAGAAAGGCGGAGTTCCTTGAACTTAGGCAGGTCTTCATAACGATAACCGGCCTCGCGCTCCTCTCCACAATATCGGGTTCGCTCCTTGCCAAGTTCAGCAACGTTATTCAGGCGTCGGTGATACTGAGCTTTATCTATCCGGCACTCTTAAGCTCTTTCGGCAATTACGGCTCGATTATAGCGGCTAAGACTTCCACCAAGCTCCACCTTGGTGAGATAGAGAGCTTCCTCTGCCCGAAGGCCTTTACCGACGTTTTAGCGCTCTTCACAACTGCCCCTGTTATAGGGCTGACCAAGATACTCATCGGCGGCGCTCTAATGACCCTCATCACTGGAACCCCCATTCCGCGCTCCGCTTATCTGGTGGTCCTGACCTATCCCTTTATGGCGCTCTTCATAATGTTCTATGCTTACACCCTCTCCTACGTTATGTTCAGATACAACATCGACCCTGACCACGTCGCTATTCCGCTCATCTCGAACAACAGCGATATCTTTGGAACGCTTTACGTTGTCCTGATGGCCAAGCTGATGGTGGGTGGTTGA
- a CDS encoding DUF2202 domain-containing protein yields the protein MRKTLVGFGLLVLGLFGLVLGGAAAYMGTPGANPEAPRLYQSNYTTYYAPLSEEEASGLLYMVEEEKLARDVYLTLYEQTGLEVFERISNSEQAHMDAVLSLIEKYNLTAPDTLSEVGVFQNEELQALYDQLVEQGSKSVEDALKVGALIEETDIKDLEDWIARTDNEDIKTVYSNLMAGSENHLRAFVRNLEAQGVSYTAQVLPGEQVDEILSGETGHNGHGKMMAGEKHGHGKGTGHMGGMNGKNGGQKAQKGVRMGPADGSGPLRDGSCGMNIGG from the coding sequence ATGAGGAAAACGTTGGTTGGATTCGGACTGCTGGTGCTGGGCCTCTTTGGCCTGGTGCTCGGAGGGGCCGCGGCCTATATGGGCACCCCGGGGGCAAACCCTGAGGCACCCCGGCTATACCAGAGCAACTATACCACATACTACGCGCCGCTCAGTGAGGAGGAGGCCAGCGGGTTGCTCTACATGGTTGAGGAGGAGAAGCTCGCGAGGGACGTATATCTAACGCTCTACGAGCAGACGGGTCTCGAAGTCTTTGAGCGCATATCAAACAGCGAACAGGCCCACATGGACGCGGTTCTGTCTCTGATAGAGAAGTACAACCTGACGGCACCGGACACTCTAAGCGAGGTCGGCGTCTTCCAGAACGAGGAGCTTCAGGCCCTCTACGACCAGCTGGTCGAGCAGGGAAGCAAGAGCGTTGAGGATGCTCTCAAGGTCGGAGCACTCATAGAGGAGACCGACATAAAGGACCTTGAGGACTGGATTGCCAGGACCGACAATGAGGACATAAAGACCGTTTACAGCAACCTCATGGCGGGCAGTGAGAACCACCTCAGGGCTTTCGTGAGGAACCTTGAGGCGCAGGGAGTGAGCTACACCGCCCAGGTGCTCCCGGGGGAGCAGGTTGACGAGATACTCAGCGGAGAGACCGGCCACAACGGACATGGGAAGATGATGGCCGGAGAGAAGCACGGCCACGGGAAAGGCACTGGGCACATGGGGGGCATGAACGGCAAGAACGGAGGTCAGAAAGCTCAGAAAGGAGTGCGGATGGGCCCCGCTGACGGTAGCGGGCCCCTTCGCGATGGGAGCTGCGGAATGAACATCGGGGGCTGA
- a CDS encoding potassium channel family protein, whose amino-acid sequence MEEWDEVEVPKNVKDIFVEMKNTAELMVDLAYSAALFKEKEIAEEVLELEEYLDILNYHLMVRAVLAARNMKEAEQITSILQMARSIDDISNAAADLAKMVLEEKIHPLITEVILESEETIGRIVVSSNSILVGKSLDELDLSTNTGVWVIAIRRGKRWIFDPDEDTKIMPGDIIIGRGTRTALDYLKEIARGVIKVMSNE is encoded by the coding sequence GTGGAAGAGTGGGACGAAGTCGAGGTTCCAAAGAACGTCAAGGATATATTCGTTGAGATGAAGAATACCGCCGAGCTGATGGTTGATCTCGCATATTCGGCTGCACTCTTCAAAGAGAAGGAAATAGCCGAGGAAGTACTCGAGCTTGAGGAGTACCTGGACATCTTAAACTACCACCTGATGGTAAGGGCCGTTCTGGCGGCTAGAAACATGAAGGAAGCCGAACAGATAACCTCTATTCTCCAGATGGCCCGCTCAATAGACGATATATCAAACGCCGCCGCCGATCTGGCAAAAATGGTTCTGGAAGAGAAGATTCACCCCCTAATAACGGAGGTCATCCTTGAAAGTGAGGAAACTATCGGAAGAATAGTTGTTTCCTCGAATTCGATTCTCGTTGGAAAAAGCCTTGATGAGCTCGATCTCTCCACAAATACCGGCGTCTGGGTTATTGCCATAAGAAGGGGGAAGAGGTGGATATTCGACCCCGACGAGGACACGAAGATAATGCCCGGGGACATAATCATCGGAAGGGGAACGAGAACGGCTCTGGACTACCTCAAGGAGATAGCCCGGGGAGTTATCAAGGTGATGTCCAATGAGTGA
- a CDS encoding ArsR/SmtB family transcription factor, whose product MIQSVDELVAIGEALSNPIRVKVLRMLCEKEWYVYELAKELGISRQLLYLHLKKLEKAGLIESELRLEPGDPRAKKYYRARQFNILINNDVIKNLKEEV is encoded by the coding sequence ATGATCCAGAGCGTCGATGAGCTTGTGGCAATCGGGGAGGCCCTCTCGAACCCGATAAGGGTCAAGGTACTTAGGATGCTCTGCGAAAAGGAGTGGTACGTCTATGAGCTGGCAAAGGAGCTCGGCATATCGAGGCAGCTCCTCTACCTCCACCTGAAGAAGCTCGAGAAGGCCGGCCTCATCGAGAGTGAGCTTCGCCTTGAGCCCGGCGACCCGAGGGCCAAGAAGTACTACAGGGCGAGGCAGTTCAACATCCTCATCAACAACGACGTGATAAAAAACCTGAAGGAGGAGGTTTGA
- the cobT gene encoding nicotinate mononucleotide-dependent phosphoribosyltransferase CobT translates to MESLFLLVLGNTEISTIPGISVAGATPELTKLTPVADAEYLFHEKPLTIDVIPVTPEGHPTPAIITKAARELANFPVLVVRGGTYFAPLVPHVHISNAVGRDFRKGPALPEFGEIIKRAKLLGEELNKSPIRELVIGESTPGGTTTAQAVLWALGYDAKTSSASPDNPQSLKERVITEAFQRAGIEKGQLRDNPLGALRQFGDPMMATVFGLSLGFRKEIVLAGGTQMLAVAALLKALDEDLSRFMIATTKWVVKDRSATFLDTAKEIGIITYAADLDFSKSEFKGLRDYERGYIKEGVGAGGATWLAVKAGFSPEDVSRKVEELYRRLMNMAK, encoded by the coding sequence ATGGAGAGCCTCTTCCTGCTCGTTTTGGGGAACACCGAGATAAGCACCATCCCGGGAATAAGCGTCGCCGGGGCAACACCCGAACTCACGAAGCTCACCCCGGTCGCCGATGCCGAGTACCTCTTTCACGAGAAGCCCTTGACCATTGACGTGATTCCCGTAACGCCCGAGGGCCATCCGACTCCTGCCATAATCACAAAGGCCGCGAGGGAGCTGGCGAACTTTCCGGTTCTGGTTGTGAGGGGCGGGACTTACTTTGCTCCCCTTGTGCCCCACGTCCACATCAGCAACGCCGTCGGGAGGGACTTCAGGAAAGGACCGGCTTTGCCAGAGTTTGGGGAGATAATCAAACGCGCCAAACTTCTCGGAGAAGAGCTGAACAAGTCCCCAATCAGAGAGCTTGTCATAGGCGAATCAACGCCTGGAGGGACTACCACCGCCCAAGCGGTTCTCTGGGCGCTTGGTTATGATGCCAAAACTTCCTCGGCCTCGCCGGACAATCCACAGAGCCTCAAGGAGAGAGTAATTACCGAGGCCTTTCAGAGGGCGGGAATAGAAAAGGGCCAGCTGAGGGACAACCCGCTCGGGGCCTTGAGGCAGTTCGGCGACCCGATGATGGCGACTGTCTTTGGATTATCCCTCGGCTTCAGGAAGGAGATAGTTCTGGCCGGTGGGACGCAGATGCTCGCCGTTGCGGCCCTTCTGAAAGCCCTCGACGAAGACCTGAGCCGCTTCATGATAGCAACGACTAAGTGGGTGGTTAAAGACAGGAGCGCAACCTTCTTAGACACGGCGAAGGAGATAGGAATAATAACCTACGCAGCCGATTTAGACTTCTCGAAGAGCGAGTTCAAGGGATTGAGGGACTACGAGCGCGGTTACATCAAGGAAGGTGTCGGTGCTGGAGGGGCTACCTGGCTCGCGGTTAAGGCTGGATTCTCGCCGGAAGACGTGAGCAGGAAAGTGGAAGAGCTTTACAGAAGGCTGATGAACATGGCCAAGTGA
- a CDS encoding DUF2202 domain-containing protein encodes MKRLSALIVVALVLGAVIVGGCITGTETGTATPSGGPPEDRGYGQKTASSTGTVDVSTLPAENLSPDEVEGILYMREEEKLARDVYLTLYNATGLKIFENIARSEQTHMDMVLQLIEKYNLTDPAEGKAVGEFTNPELQALYDQLVSRGETSDVEALKVGALIEEVDIKDLEEWLSRTDNEDIRLVFKNLMAGSENHLRAFTRTLANSYGVEYSPQVLSVERYRSIIES; translated from the coding sequence ATGAAAAGGCTAAGCGCCTTGATTGTTGTGGCCCTCGTTCTGGGGGCGGTTATTGTGGGAGGTTGTATAACCGGTACGGAGACAGGAACAGCGACACCATCTGGAGGGCCGCCAGAGGACAGGGGATATGGTCAAAAGACGGCCTCATCAACGGGCACTGTTGACGTCTCCACCCTACCCGCAGAAAACCTGAGCCCAGACGAGGTAGAGGGCATACTCTACATGCGCGAGGAGGAAAAGCTCGCTAGGGACGTATATCTAACACTCTACAACGCCACGGGACTGAAGATATTCGAAAACATAGCGAGGAGCGAGCAGACTCACATGGACATGGTGCTCCAACTCATCGAGAAGTACAACCTTACCGACCCGGCAGAGGGCAAGGCCGTCGGAGAGTTCACGAATCCAGAACTTCAGGCCCTCTACGACCAGCTCGTTTCCAGGGGCGAGACGAGTGATGTTGAAGCCCTGAAGGTCGGCGCCCTGATCGAGGAGGTTGACATAAAAGACCTCGAGGAGTGGCTCTCAAGGACAGACAACGAGGATATACGGCTCGTGTTCAAGAACCTGATGGCCGGTAGCGAGAACCATTTAAGGGCATTCACCAGGACGCTGGCCAACAGTTACGGTGTTGAGTACTCTCCTCAGGTACTGAGTGTGGAGCGGTACCGCTCCATAATAGAGAGCTGA